In candidate division KSB1 bacterium, a single genomic region encodes these proteins:
- a CDS encoding DUF6485 family protein, with translation MECKQTRNMDNCNCSYEPCPRKGMCCDCIQYHLRSRQLPACAFPASAERTYDRSFEHFARLVQNGEV, from the coding sequence ATGGAATGCAAACAAACCCGAAACATGGACAATTGTAACTGCTCTTATGAACCCTGTCCCCGAAAAGGCATGTGCTGTGACTGTATACAATATCATCTCCGTTCGCGCCAACTTCCGGCATGCGCATTTCCCGCTTCAGCGGAACGTACCTATGACCGTTCGTTTGAACACTTTGCCAGACTGGTACAGAACGGAGAGGTTTGA
- the lptG gene encoding LPS export ABC transporter permease LptG, producing the protein MRILDRYIALKFVGIFVFAIFAFLSIFVIVDLIENLDDFIKNDASTRITVLYYFYYLPFIFVLILPVTSLLSSLFSVGTLARQNEIVAMKAAGISLYRILAPLLILGILISVLSLGVANYFLPGATERQNMIERVHLNKRKNVNRISNVWIKDDSTNRISMRYFDVIENTGNVVSIRRFEGRELRYRLDARKIIWKDSVWVLYNGFERYFQKDQETAISFNRKVFEKTTLRPENIKRMTKSPEAMSYAELKAFIQEVKRNGGDPDRWLVDLYLKLALPFANFIIILFGAPLSSSQTYRSGNAKGFGISLGVTFVYFGILKTTQALGHTGALPPGLAAWFANIVFGLLGGWVLFKAKK; encoded by the coding sequence ATGCGAATCCTTGATCGATATATTGCTTTAAAATTTGTAGGAATTTTTGTTTTTGCTATTTTTGCGTTTCTGAGTATTTTTGTCATTGTTGACCTGATTGAGAATCTTGACGATTTTATCAAAAATGACGCGTCCACTCGGATCACAGTGCTATATTATTTTTATTACTTGCCGTTTATTTTTGTTCTGATACTGCCGGTGACCTCACTGCTTTCGAGTCTTTTCAGCGTCGGTACGTTGGCCCGCCAAAATGAGATCGTAGCCATGAAAGCGGCCGGAATTTCGCTCTACCGAATTCTGGCCCCTTTGTTGATTCTTGGTATCCTGATCAGTGTTCTTTCGCTGGGTGTGGCCAATTATTTTTTACCCGGCGCCACGGAACGTCAAAATATGATCGAACGGGTTCATCTGAACAAGCGCAAGAACGTCAATCGTATCTCAAATGTCTGGATCAAGGATGATTCCACAAATCGCATCAGCATGCGGTATTTTGATGTCATTGAGAATACAGGTAATGTGGTCAGCATCCGGAGATTTGAAGGACGTGAATTGCGTTACAGGCTGGATGCCCGCAAAATTATCTGGAAAGATAGCGTTTGGGTCTTGTACAACGGATTTGAGCGTTATTTTCAGAAAGATCAGGAAACTGCAATTTCGTTTAACCGGAAAGTATTTGAAAAAACCACGCTCAGACCGGAAAATATAAAGCGCATGACGAAAAGTCCGGAAGCCATGTCCTATGCAGAGTTGAAAGCATTCATCCAGGAAGTCAAGCGCAATGGTGGAGATCCGGACCGCTGGCTTGTGGACTTGTATCTTAAACTTGCGCTGCCTTTTGCCAATTTTATTATTATTCTTTTCGGGGCTCCGCTGTCCTCATCTCAAACGTACCGGAGCGGCAACGCCAAAGGATTCGGCATCAGTCTGGGAGTAACGTTTGTTTATTTCGGAATACTGAAAACCACCCAGGCGCTGGGTCATACCGGCGCTCTGCCTCCCGGACTTGCAGCGTGGTTTGCGAATATTGTTTTTGGCCTATTGGGTGGCTGGGTGTTGTTCAAGGCAAAAAAATAA
- a CDS encoding phosphate ABC transporter substrate-binding protein: MKQLLILFFSFLLSCQPYVHDSSMLYLKGSSTMLPMARAWAEAFMLKHSGVSVYANGGGTAKGAAELARGRVDFCMASRPLLPNEARLLAENFNTVGMAVLVAKDALSIYLNPQNPVRSLSLSQLERIYSGDITSWDQVGGDNRPIQLIHRLSNSGTFLYFKEHVLSGRPYAANGVKVMTNREMMSVVSQHVNAIGYGGAAFGNNVLHCAVDNVLPTAENVAGDTYPITRYLYLYSIDTPRGLQKMFVDWVLSEQGQDIVRQSGYFPIWTRNER, translated from the coding sequence ATGAAGCAACTTTTAATCCTTTTTTTCTCATTTCTGTTAAGCTGTCAGCCGTATGTCCATGATTCCAGTATGCTTTACTTAAAGGGGTCTTCCACCATGCTTCCGATGGCGCGTGCCTGGGCGGAAGCCTTTATGCTCAAGCATTCCGGTGTTTCCGTGTATGCCAACGGGGGCGGCACAGCCAAAGGCGCTGCGGAATTGGCGCGCGGGCGCGTCGATTTCTGTATGGCCTCCCGTCCTCTGCTCCCGAATGAAGCCAGATTACTGGCCGAAAATTTCAATACCGTCGGGATGGCCGTGCTGGTTGCCAAGGATGCCCTGAGTATTTATTTGAATCCCCAAAATCCTGTACGTTCGCTGTCCCTGTCACAGCTCGAACGCATCTATTCGGGAGATATTACATCCTGGGACCAGGTGGGCGGCGACAATCGACCCATTCAGCTCATTCACCGTCTTTCCAATTCCGGTACATTTTTGTATTTTAAAGAACATGTACTGTCCGGACGCCCCTATGCTGCGAACGGCGTCAAGGTTATGACCAACCGGGAAATGATGTCTGTTGTGTCTCAGCATGTGAATGCCATTGGTTATGGCGGCGCCGCTTTTGGAAATAATGTTCTGCATTGTGCTGTTGACAATGTGCTGCCCACCGCTGAAAATGTGGCCGGCGATACCTATCCCATAACCCGTTATTTGTATCTGTACAGTATAGATACACCCAGAGGGCTGCAAAAAATGTTTGTAGATTGGGTGCTAAGTGAACAAGGCCAGGATATTGTAAGACAATCCGGATATTTTCCGATATGGACCCGGAATGAACGCTGA
- the miaA gene encoding tRNA (adenosine(37)-N6)-dimethylallyltransferase MiaA, whose translation MSDLNVHKVLIIVGPTAVGKTEITLKTAEKLDCEIVSADSRQIYRYMDIGTAKPTPEELSRVPHHFIDCRNPDRYFSAGEYGRQARRCIHEIQNRNKQALVAGGAGFYVQALVDGLFAPGRSDPAIKQKWRQKIRDQGRDRVFKMLQHVDPETAARLHPNDTQRVVRALEVYELTGTPLSRYRALPPNPADFVPIFIGLYRQRKTLYTRIEHRVDCMIEQGLVDEVRRLRDMGYTPEYNALRTVGYREVFDYLNGKFDKQTMIEQIKINSRHYAKRQLTWFRKDDRIHWLDLHQYDDNSIVNELLMYLKDK comes from the coding sequence ATGAGCGATTTGAACGTACATAAAGTCCTGATCATTGTCGGTCCTACAGCAGTCGGGAAAACAGAAATTACTTTGAAAACAGCAGAAAAGCTCGATTGCGAAATTGTATCTGCAGATTCACGTCAAATTTACCGCTATATGGATATCGGCACCGCCAAACCCACGCCCGAAGAATTGAGCCGGGTTCCGCATCACTTTATTGACTGCCGAAATCCCGACCGGTATTTCAGCGCCGGTGAATACGGACGGCAGGCCCGTCGTTGTATTCATGAGATTCAAAACCGCAACAAACAGGCATTGGTGGCAGGAGGAGCGGGATTTTACGTTCAGGCTCTGGTGGACGGGTTGTTCGCTCCGGGGCGTTCGGACCCTGCGATCAAACAAAAATGGCGTCAAAAAATCCGGGACCAGGGACGCGATCGGGTTTTTAAAATGCTGCAACATGTTGATCCGGAGACAGCCGCGCGACTGCATCCCAATGACACACAGCGCGTGGTTCGCGCGCTTGAAGTTTACGAACTCACCGGTACACCCCTATCACGCTACCGCGCACTGCCCCCCAATCCCGCGGATTTTGTACCGATTTTCATTGGCCTGTACCGTCAACGTAAAACACTGTACACCCGCATAGAACATCGGGTTGACTGCATGATCGAACAGGGACTTGTCGATGAAGTCCGCAGACTGCGGGATATGGGGTATACACCGGAATACAACGCTCTGAGAACCGTGGGATATCGGGAGGTTTTTGATTATCTGAACGGCAAATTTGATAAACAAACAATGATCGAACAGATCAAGATCAATTCCAGGCATTATGCCAAACGCCAACTCACCTGGTTTCGCAAGGATGACCGGATTCACTGGCTGGATTTGCATCAATACGATGATAACAGTATAGTAAATGAATTGTTAATGTATCTAAAGGATAAATGA
- a CDS encoding TonB-dependent receptor, with protein sequence MHMKQALHILIWIVALQHPLTAHPGGTGSMAGTVKDKETGEPVGFTYLLIDEIHFWQRSDSKGEFVFDNIPAGVHLLKTYRLGYQETAISVTIHEHDVTRLDIVLQPAPVMLSGVELTAHRVHKDTTLENPDLLVSDRKLRQNMGMTIANTLSNEPGLDVISMGPAPARPVLRGLGGDRLLLLEDGERTGDLSATSADHAVSIDPMTISRIEVIRGPEAFLYGSNVMGGVINVIREAIPHTRPSRMTGTFTLLGESVNRGGAEALELGLPVGPVSLRVDQSLKTAGDMHTPAGVLKNTSIRTANAALGASLVQKWGYIGASGVIYDSQYGIPPDPIAGHPLGVDIEMRREQTAFEGMFNLRASTLRHLMIRHQYSRYQHQELEASGDLGMEFGVVTHNLAAVLHFCHCGWLNNARIGFWGEHKDYASGGLTFTPSTRELAGALYFYNEYIHNRWSFNATVRYDKRDIQPDEQYTSRRVGVIRNRYFSGLSGALSGHYRFRNFNLGATVNRTFRAPVVEELFSEGPHLAAYSYQVGNADLERETGWGIDLFADYQLPFLTLHGSVFWSEFNNYLFPRNTGERSWRRADLYLYRYIDQAASISGFEGSVKWTPFSFLILNAQLQYVRGTLKTSRDPIPRIPPISGKVGMSYARGPLLFSYYLRGAGRQDRVGKFESPTPGYIVQDIKLEYLLSGHRFLHTLSVNIENIANTEYRRHLNRIKEIMPEAGRNIKLLYKVYF encoded by the coding sequence ATGCACATGAAACAGGCTTTACATATTTTAATCTGGATTGTGGCTTTACAGCATCCTTTAACGGCACATCCCGGCGGTACGGGGAGCATGGCAGGAACTGTAAAGGATAAAGAAACCGGAGAGCCGGTTGGTTTTACTTATTTGTTGATTGACGAAATACACTTTTGGCAACGGTCTGATAGCAAGGGCGAATTTGTCTTTGATAATATTCCGGCGGGTGTGCACTTGTTGAAAACTTATCGATTGGGCTATCAGGAAACAGCTATAAGCGTGACGATTCATGAGCACGATGTTACCCGGCTTGATATTGTACTGCAGCCGGCACCGGTCATGCTGAGTGGTGTGGAATTGACAGCACATCGGGTCCATAAAGATACAACACTTGAAAATCCGGATTTATTGGTATCGGACCGTAAATTGCGCCAAAATATGGGGATGACCATCGCAAATACGCTCAGTAACGAACCCGGTCTTGATGTCATTTCAATGGGGCCGGCCCCGGCACGCCCTGTACTGCGCGGTTTGGGAGGTGATCGTTTGCTGTTGCTGGAAGACGGCGAACGCACCGGTGATCTTTCCGCCACATCTGCCGATCACGCGGTTTCTATTGATCCCATGACAATATCCCGAATCGAGGTGATTCGGGGGCCTGAGGCATTTTTGTATGGTTCAAATGTGATGGGCGGGGTGATCAATGTGATTCGTGAGGCGATACCGCACACCAGGCCGAGCCGGATGACAGGAACCTTTACCCTGCTGGGTGAAAGTGTAAACCGGGGAGGCGCTGAAGCTCTGGAACTCGGGCTGCCTGTTGGTCCTGTTTCTCTTCGGGTTGATCAAAGTCTGAAAACCGCTGGAGATATGCACACACCGGCAGGTGTGCTGAAAAACACCTCAATCCGTACTGCCAACGCAGCCCTGGGAGCCAGTCTGGTTCAGAAGTGGGGATATATCGGCGCATCCGGGGTTATCTACGATTCGCAATATGGTATACCGCCCGACCCGATTGCCGGCCATCCGCTCGGCGTGGATATTGAAATGCGTCGGGAACAGACTGCTTTTGAAGGTATGTTTAATTTACGGGCTTCCACACTTCGCCATTTAATGATCAGACATCAGTATTCACGTTATCAACATCAGGAGCTGGAAGCTTCCGGAGACCTTGGTATGGAGTTTGGCGTGGTAACCCATAATCTTGCCGCTGTTCTGCATTTTTGTCATTGTGGATGGCTCAATAATGCACGAATTGGATTTTGGGGCGAACACAAGGATTATGCTTCAGGAGGTTTGACATTCACACCGTCGACGCGTGAATTGGCGGGTGCCCTCTATTTTTACAATGAATATATCCATAACCGCTGGTCATTCAACGCAACAGTGCGTTATGACAAGCGTGATATACAACCGGATGAACAATATACCTCGCGCCGAGTTGGTGTGATCCGAAATCGATATTTTTCCGGTTTGTCTGGTGCATTGTCCGGCCATTACCGGTTCCGGAATTTTAACCTGGGCGCAACGGTGAACCGCACATTCCGCGCCCCTGTCGTTGAAGAATTGTTTTCAGAAGGGCCGCATCTGGCTGCTTACTCGTACCAGGTGGGCAATGCGGATCTGGAGCGGGAAACCGGGTGGGGCATTGATTTGTTTGCCGACTATCAGTTGCCATTTTTGACTCTGCACGGTTCCGTGTTCTGGAGTGAGTTTAACAATTACCTGTTCCCCCGGAATACAGGTGAAAGAAGCTGGAGGCGCGCTGACCTTTATTTGTATCGGTATATAGATCAAGCTGCGTCGATATCCGGTTTTGAAGGTTCTGTCAAATGGACGCCATTTTCTTTTCTGATCTTGAATGCTCAACTGCAGTATGTAAGAGGAACTTTGAAAACATCCCGGGACCCCATTCCCCGCATACCTCCCATATCAGGAAAAGTTGGGATGAGCTATGCCCGCGGACCTTTATTGTTTAGTTACTATTTACGCGGTGCCGGGCGTCAAGACAGAGTTGGCAAGTTTGAATCCCCGACACCCGGATATATTGTGCAGGATATTAAACTGGAATACCTGTTGTCCGGACATCGTTTCTTGCATACACTGTCTGTAAATATTGAAAATATTGCCAATACCGAATATAGGCGGCATTTAAACCGGATCAAAGAAATTATGCCGGAAGCGGGCCGCAATATTAAATTGTTATACAAAGTCTATTTTTAA
- a CDS encoding DUF4038 domain-containing protein, whose amino-acid sequence MRSNAKTIYILLTGLFVWATAGANSLEQNSDYVLEIDEPLLGSPTAGTVNGGEFTDEGWKTLSRKDYIEWQIPTCNKGKVEFDVTGLYDSNDVFPNLKYYNGELVDDADVHYTLFNMWDLDSDRSWFGQYVDGIRMWHNPYKCMAHLFGFVEGDRWKWKHGRFRLNVSAFESGYDSDPHAFETEYGPIEWQRERVFRVKLVWGEGHMYYYINDTLQVHCDYSTFGEEYAPPEHMLTLGSAEHATGFSMQVPQLITYSNLKFYRSEDKEPPQVESFTPGDGEKDVDLTAYIALTFSESVNMQSVQNSFSIQPAVNFSSDMTGNTFYLRLDELLQPSTTYTVNLSNGVQDKSGNTLADPFTASFTTRAADITKVPQYDVFELPLVAANTPSNSYTDYTLHAVFTGPSQTIEIDGFWDGGNIWKVRMAPTEVGVWSYTITGDDPNFNVSGAFTCVDSDKKGFIIKNPANPYTFSYSDGTPFLWKGETSWRLYTKLLPYEGRFKEYIQLRHSQGYNVVQSIVVSYINGDEFWANEGGTAFELTSTGKNYNKLNPQYYQWIDRRIKYMNDLGMVPVIFFTWAQEYMKFTNAQFKLFEKYLVSRWAAYNVMWCICGEYNEAYSEGTTTASEWSDHGRYVYGLDPYDHIITYHPSGRGSCAEFGGTEWLGCIMHQTDGSEHNNVLNDRIYSKPVVNGEYAYPGWDEYGKLREGAWEVFTAGGFSTAGFFRTFAPDKGGWDPEADMQEQLEYMYYIEFVEKTRWWELQPHDELVTNAICAANPEKEYVIYSHAGGTIEVDLSAVSGTTRYQWLNPITGEYSNPEDISGGNTVSLTAPFSGEAVLHVGDIKDSMAPTAPKGLSVY is encoded by the coding sequence ATGCGTAGTAATGCCAAAACTATTTATATTTTATTAACAGGGTTATTTGTTTGGGCAACTGCAGGTGCAAATTCCCTTGAACAGAACAGCGATTATGTTTTGGAGATTGACGAGCCTCTTCTCGGGAGTCCGACTGCCGGGACTGTTAATGGCGGGGAATTTACTGATGAGGGTTGGAAAACGCTCTCAAGAAAAGATTATATAGAGTGGCAGATTCCCACATGTAACAAAGGTAAAGTTGAATTTGACGTTACTGGACTCTATGACAGCAATGATGTATTTCCCAATTTAAAATATTATAACGGAGAGTTGGTCGATGATGCCGATGTTCATTATACACTTTTTAATATGTGGGATTTGGATTCGGACCGGAGCTGGTTCGGCCAATATGTAGATGGTATCCGAATGTGGCACAATCCCTACAAATGTATGGCGCATTTGTTCGGATTTGTAGAAGGTGATCGATGGAAGTGGAAACATGGTCGTTTCCGGCTCAATGTCAGCGCTTTTGAAAGTGGATATGATTCTGACCCGCATGCTTTTGAAACCGAATACGGACCGATCGAGTGGCAGCGTGAACGGGTTTTTCGTGTGAAACTGGTTTGGGGTGAAGGACACATGTATTATTACATCAATGATACGTTACAGGTCCATTGTGATTATAGTACATTTGGTGAAGAGTATGCACCGCCGGAACATATGTTGACTCTTGGATCCGCTGAACATGCAACCGGATTTTCAATGCAGGTGCCGCAGTTAATTACCTATTCCAATTTAAAGTTTTACCGCAGTGAAGATAAAGAACCGCCTCAGGTTGAATCGTTTACTCCGGGTGATGGTGAAAAAGATGTAGATTTGACCGCTTATATTGCACTGACTTTTAGTGAAAGTGTGAACATGCAATCCGTACAGAATTCTTTTTCTATCCAGCCCGCCGTTAATTTTAGTTCTGATATGACCGGAAATACATTCTATCTCCGGCTTGACGAATTGCTGCAGCCTTCTACGACGTATACTGTAAATCTTTCAAATGGTGTGCAGGATAAATCCGGTAATACTCTGGCTGATCCCTTTACGGCCTCGTTTACCACCCGGGCTGCTGATATTACAAAAGTGCCCCAATATGATGTTTTTGAATTGCCCCTGGTTGCTGCAAATACACCTAGCAATTCCTACACAGATTATACTCTGCATGCAGTTTTCACGGGTCCTTCACAAACCATAGAAATTGATGGATTTTGGGACGGCGGAAACATCTGGAAAGTCCGTATGGCCCCGACCGAAGTGGGAGTCTGGAGTTATACCATTACAGGGGATGATCCGAATTTCAACGTATCCGGTGCTTTTACCTGTGTTGATTCTGATAAAAAGGGATTTATTATCAAGAATCCCGCGAATCCGTATACGTTTTCATACAGCGATGGAACACCGTTTCTGTGGAAGGGTGAAACCAGCTGGCGTCTTTATACAAAGCTTTTACCTTACGAAGGCCGATTCAAGGAATACATACAGCTGCGGCATTCCCAGGGCTATAATGTGGTTCAAAGTATTGTGGTCAGTTATATCAATGGCGATGAATTCTGGGCCAATGAGGGAGGAACGGCTTTTGAATTAACCAGCACCGGCAAGAATTATAACAAATTGAATCCTCAATATTATCAATGGATTGATCGAAGAATCAAGTACATGAACGATTTGGGTATGGTGCCGGTTATATTTTTTACCTGGGCGCAGGAATATATGAAATTTACCAATGCCCAATTTAAACTGTTTGAAAAATATCTGGTATCCCGCTGGGCTGCCTACAATGTCATGTGGTGTATCTGCGGTGAATACAATGAAGCTTACAGTGAAGGAACCACAACGGCAAGTGAATGGAGTGACCATGGTCGGTATGTGTATGGACTCGACCCCTATGATCATATTATAACTTACCATCCGTCCGGCCGGGGATCATGCGCGGAATTTGGCGGCACGGAATGGTTGGGATGTATCATGCATCAGACCGATGGTTCTGAACACAATAATGTCCTGAATGATAGGATTTATTCAAAGCCTGTGGTCAACGGTGAATATGCCTATCCCGGCTGGGATGAATATGGCAAATTGCGGGAAGGTGCTTGGGAAGTATTCACCGCCGGTGGTTTTTCAACTGCTGGTTTTTTTCGTACTTTTGCACCCGATAAAGGCGGGTGGGATCCGGAAGCTGATATGCAGGAGCAGCTGGAATATATGTATTATATTGAATTTGTAGAAAAGACCAGATGGTGGGAACTGCAACCGCATGATGAACTTGTCACCAATGCCATTTGTGCTGCAAATCCCGAAAAAGAATATGTCATTTACTCCCATGCAGGCGGCACCATTGAGGTTGATCTCTCAGCTGTATCCGGAACGACCCGATATCAATGGCTTAATCCCATAACAGGGGAATATAGTAATCCTGAAGACATATCAGGCGGAAACACGGTGTCGCTCACCGCTCCGTTTTCCGGGGAAGCTGTGCTGCATGTCGGAGATATTAAAGATTCAATGGCTCCGACTGCACCCAAGGGGTTGTCGGTTTATTAA
- the mutL gene encoding DNA mismatch repair endonuclease MutL, which translates to MQADGKIKVLPEKLINQIAAGEVIDRPSSVVKELVENSIDAGADSITVILKQGGSALIQIMDNGSGMDEQDAIMAFQRHATSKVSSIQDIERVSTLGFRGEALASIASVSRVEMKSVLRDQIEGAHLYLENGVVISMDRTGGNPGTSLSIKNLFYNTPARKKFLRANSTEYRHCLTMMNHFTLSHPEIEFTVIHDDRQIYNLKATTLKERIIDVLGSGVQNDLLELNEVNAVFKVKGYLGNSQYYRKSRGDQYFFVNGRYVNDRTLSAAMMSAYGELIPKGHYPVYILFFEMDPERIDVNVHPTKSEIKFADQQMLFSLVRGAVLRALKKDDVVPNMQSAPAQQLSRPRFKSSIASELRVNPDQTRIDFDAQPQPGESQDPTPPAPSSPFMPAAQEPKAEQDDEKMLWQLHNKYILAQIKSGLVIIDQHAAHERILYEKVKSLMDSQSASSQQLLFPQTIELSPDNFEYLMEILPFLHKIGFAIKGFGGRTIVVEGVPADMRTTNTDRLVQSILDEYKLKQGTEVDIRERVAKSVACRSAIMTGERLSRESMSALIDQLFACDTPYFCPHGRPTVITLTLDELDERFERT; encoded by the coding sequence GTGCAAGCAGATGGAAAAATAAAGGTATTACCTGAAAAGCTCATCAATCAAATTGCAGCCGGAGAGGTGATTGACCGTCCTTCTTCAGTGGTCAAGGAACTTGTGGAAAATTCCATTGATGCGGGGGCGGATTCTATTACCGTAATCCTCAAACAGGGCGGCTCGGCTCTCATACAGATTATGGACAACGGCAGTGGTATGGATGAGCAGGACGCAATTATGGCGTTCCAGCGACACGCCACATCCAAGGTTTCCAGCATTCAGGATATTGAACGGGTCTCTACTCTCGGGTTCCGGGGAGAAGCGTTAGCGAGCATTGCATCGGTCTCGCGTGTTGAAATGAAAAGCGTGCTTCGGGATCAAATTGAGGGAGCGCATTTATATTTAGAAAACGGTGTGGTCATCAGTATGGACCGTACCGGCGGCAATCCGGGCACCTCCCTCTCAATTAAAAATCTGTTCTATAACACACCGGCGCGTAAAAAATTCCTGCGCGCAAACTCGACCGAGTATCGTCATTGCCTGACCATGATGAATCATTTCACCCTGTCGCATCCGGAAATCGAGTTCACTGTTATCCATGACGACAGGCAGATATATAATCTGAAAGCGACAACTTTAAAAGAGAGAATCATTGATGTACTGGGCTCGGGCGTACAAAACGATCTCCTTGAACTGAATGAAGTAAATGCTGTATTCAAAGTCAAAGGCTACCTCGGCAATTCACAATATTATCGCAAATCCCGCGGCGATCAGTATTTTTTCGTCAATGGCCGCTATGTCAATGACCGCACACTGAGCGCAGCCATGATGTCCGCTTATGGAGAATTGATACCCAAGGGTCACTATCCGGTTTATATTTTATTTTTTGAAATGGACCCGGAACGGATCGATGTTAATGTGCATCCCACAAAAAGTGAAATCAAATTTGCGGATCAGCAAATGCTGTTTTCGCTGGTGCGGGGCGCTGTTTTGAGGGCGCTGAAAAAAGACGATGTGGTGCCCAACATGCAATCTGCACCGGCACAGCAATTAAGCCGCCCCCGGTTCAAATCCTCGATTGCAAGCGAACTGCGGGTCAATCCCGACCAGACGCGCATTGATTTTGACGCGCAGCCCCAACCGGGAGAGTCACAGGACCCAACTCCCCCTGCTCCATCTTCCCCCTTTATGCCGGCAGCTCAGGAACCGAAAGCCGAACAGGACGATGAAAAAATGCTTTGGCAGCTGCATAATAAATATATCCTGGCGCAAATTAAAAGCGGTTTGGTGATTATTGATCAGCATGCGGCACATGAGCGTATTTTGTACGAAAAAGTTAAGAGCCTTATGGATTCCCAATCGGCTTCCTCCCAACAACTTTTATTTCCACAAACCATTGAATTAAGCCCGGACAATTTCGAATATCTGATGGAAATACTGCCGTTTTTACATAAAATTGGTTTTGCCATCAAGGGATTCGGCGGTCGTACCATAGTCGTCGAGGGAGTGCCGGCCGATATGCGCACCACCAACACGGATCGACTCGTCCAAAGTATCCTGGACGAGTACAAACTGAAACAGGGAACGGAAGTGGATATACGGGAACGGGTTGCCAAAAGTGTGGCCTGCCGGTCGGCGATTATGACCGGAGAACGCCTGAGCCGTGAATCGATGAGCGCTTTAATAGACCAACTATTTGCCTGCGATACACCCTATTTTTGTCCGCATGGCAGACCCACCGTCATCACATTGACTCTGGATGAACTGGATGAGCGATTTGAACGTACATAA